One Streptosporangium sp. NBC_01495 DNA window includes the following coding sequences:
- a CDS encoding MFS transporter translates to MVAIPQDLPGSPEYLSKLRYAWRVCSVTSLGLILIGISGSTLNVALPTVVRHFHADAFSAGWVLLAFLLVNTATLVFFGRVADLLGRREIYLAGFVLFTAGSLLAGLSPGIWFLIAMRAVQAVGAAMILANGTVIITDAFPPDRLSQGMGVYIGTLSVAQLAGPTLGGLIAETAGWQWIFWMNVPAGMVALAWGAFTLRRVSRGARRPVDALGNLIVFAALSAALIALSEAGSRGLSSPVVIVGAAIAAALVPVLVVVERRASHPVLDVRLFGERTLAFANLASFCNALARSALILLVALYFQAARGVDAVTAALGVLPVPIGMALASPITGALGRRIRPYALSVGGALMSATGLGVLLLNTDPATPYWIIGVGLFLCGCGSGTFLTGNTTQVMSALPPGSLGVVNGFRLMIMNVGIVLSVALTLSILTGSVSAELRGQVYAGTLSRVSPVAVEHLMTGFQRTYAVLFAVALTGALTAALARPARDPAAGSATP, encoded by the coding sequence CATATCCGGCAGCACCCTGAACGTGGCGCTTCCCACCGTGGTCAGGCACTTCCACGCCGACGCCTTCTCCGCGGGCTGGGTCCTGCTCGCCTTCCTGCTCGTCAACACCGCGACGCTGGTGTTCTTCGGCCGGGTGGCCGACCTGCTCGGACGCCGGGAGATCTACCTGGCGGGGTTCGTCCTGTTCACCGCGGGATCGCTGCTGGCCGGGCTCTCGCCGGGCATCTGGTTCCTGATCGCGATGCGCGCGGTGCAGGCGGTCGGTGCCGCGATGATCCTCGCCAACGGAACCGTGATCATCACCGACGCCTTCCCTCCCGACCGGCTCAGCCAGGGCATGGGCGTCTACATCGGCACCCTCTCGGTCGCCCAGCTCGCCGGTCCCACCTTGGGCGGCCTCATCGCCGAGACCGCCGGCTGGCAGTGGATCTTCTGGATGAACGTGCCCGCGGGAATGGTCGCCCTCGCCTGGGGGGCGTTCACGCTGCGCCGCGTCTCGCGGGGGGCGCGCCGGCCGGTGGACGCGCTCGGCAACCTGATCGTGTTCGCCGCCCTGTCCGCGGCCCTGATCGCGCTGTCCGAGGCGGGATCGCGCGGCCTGTCGAGCCCCGTGGTGATCGTCGGCGCGGCGATCGCGGCGGCGCTGGTGCCGGTACTGGTCGTGGTGGAGCGCCGGGCGTCGCATCCGGTGCTCGACGTGCGGCTGTTCGGCGAGCGCACGCTGGCCTTCGCCAACCTCGCCTCCTTCTGCAACGCGCTGGCGCGCTCCGCGCTGATCCTGCTGGTCGCCCTCTACTTCCAGGCCGCCAGGGGCGTCGACGCCGTCACCGCGGCCCTGGGCGTGCTCCCCGTCCCGATCGGCATGGCCCTCGCCTCCCCGATCACCGGCGCCCTCGGCCGCCGCATCAGGCCGTACGCGCTGTCGGTGGGCGGCGCCCTGATGAGCGCGACCGGGCTGGGCGTCCTGCTCCTGAACACCGACCCCGCCACGCCGTACTGGATCATCGGGGTGGGCCTGTTCCTGTGCGGCTGCGGCAGCGGCACCTTCCTGACCGGCAACACGACCCAGGTCATGTCCGCCCTGCCCCCCGGGAGCCTGGGCGTCGTGAACGGCTTCCGGCTCATGATCATGAACGTCGGGATCGTGCTGAGCGTCGCCCTCACGCTCAGCATCCTGACCGGCTCGGTCAGCGCCGAGCTGCGCGGGCAGGTGTACGCGGGCACGCTGTCGCGCGTCTCCCCCGTCGCCGTCGAGCACCTGATGACCGGCTTCCAGAGGACCTACGCCGTCCTGTTCGCCGTCGCGCTCACGGGCGCCCTGACGGCCGCTCTCGCCCGCCCGGCCCGCGACCCCGCAGCGGGGTCAGCGACCCCCTGA
- a CDS encoding TetR/AcrR family transcriptional regulator: MGKLTREAVVEQALEIGDAEGLQAVTIRRLAQELGVTPMALYWHFKNKEQLTGGMAGHLIEGFVVEGGYTGPWQEGLRELVAGLVRVLRRHPCAADVLDEVDHMEVPSFLRVWDTALGLAKRGGFAPEESCMISQYLLQGAIALAGGPTRHRAPGLSERDAAERRRLKRVRLQSMPPDVYPHIVEMAVPLSEDSAPDLYDTFGVDLLIAGIEALSARSGGR, encoded by the coding sequence ATGGGAAAACTGACCCGCGAGGCGGTCGTCGAGCAGGCGCTGGAGATCGGCGACGCCGAGGGGCTGCAGGCGGTGACCATCCGGCGGCTCGCCCAGGAGCTGGGTGTCACCCCGATGGCGCTCTACTGGCACTTCAAGAACAAGGAGCAGCTGACCGGCGGCATGGCCGGCCACCTGATCGAGGGCTTCGTGGTCGAGGGGGGTTACACGGGCCCGTGGCAGGAGGGGCTCCGCGAGCTCGTCGCGGGCCTGGTCAGGGTGCTCAGGCGCCACCCGTGCGCGGCCGACGTGCTGGACGAGGTGGACCACATGGAGGTGCCCTCCTTCCTGCGGGTGTGGGACACGGCCCTCGGTCTCGCCAAGCGCGGCGGGTTCGCCCCGGAGGAGAGCTGCATGATCTCCCAGTACCTGCTGCAGGGCGCGATCGCGCTGGCGGGGGGGCCGACGAGGCACCGCGCCCCCGGGCTCTCCGAGCGGGACGCGGCCGAGCGGAGGCGTCTCAAGCGGGTCAGGCTCCAGTCGATGCCGCCGGACGTCTACCCGCACATCGTGGAGATGGCCGTCCCCCTCTCCGAGGACAGCGCCCCCGATCTCTACGACACCTTCGGCGTCGACCTCCTCATCGCCGGCATCGAGGCGCTGTCCGCCCGCTCAGGGGGTCGCTGA
- a CDS encoding DHA2 family efflux MFS transporter permease subunit has product MTDTRRWWALGAISLATFMTYLDNNVVNVALPTIQRDLGLSISGLEWIVSGYILVFAGLMLVGGRLADVFGRRRVFLIGLVVFTAASFAAGMATDGGVLIATRAVQGVGAAFLTPTALALLTSIFPDARERATAVGLWSAVGALALALGPLTGGLISERWHWGWIYLINVPIGIVTLGLGLWAIRVVPQETVRRGLDVPGLVTSSLALVALTYALIEGAGAGWTSPEILGAFGIAAVSALAFVTIERRSREPMIDLSLFRSRVFSGGTLSMGLWSFGVFGIYFFTALYLQNALGFSPIEAGAAFVPMALVMAATAALAPRLDRALGTARTVAAGLLLMAVSVFGISFVGEGGSFGDLLPWFLVYGLGGGMLVPLTTAILGALPAGRTGVASGVLNVSREVFGLLGITVLGAILNARQSSLLAEGAGQLTAFLDAYRYTLVVAAVIVLVGVPVSLLSLRASRAANPPVAAEERPVVPVG; this is encoded by the coding sequence ATGACGGACACCCGCAGGTGGTGGGCACTGGGAGCGATCTCACTGGCCACTTTCATGACATATCTCGACAACAACGTGGTGAACGTGGCGCTGCCCACGATCCAGCGCGATCTCGGGCTGAGCATCTCCGGGCTGGAATGGATCGTGAGCGGCTACATCCTGGTGTTCGCCGGGCTGATGCTCGTCGGCGGGCGGCTGGCCGACGTCTTCGGGCGGCGGCGCGTCTTCCTGATCGGCCTCGTCGTGTTCACCGCGGCGTCGTTCGCGGCCGGGATGGCCACCGACGGCGGTGTGCTGATCGCCACCAGGGCGGTGCAGGGCGTGGGGGCGGCGTTCCTCACCCCCACGGCGCTGGCGCTGCTCACCTCGATCTTTCCCGACGCCAGGGAACGCGCGACGGCGGTCGGCCTGTGGAGCGCGGTCGGCGCACTCGCCCTCGCCCTCGGGCCGCTGACCGGCGGGTTGATCAGCGAGCGCTGGCACTGGGGTTGGATCTACCTGATCAACGTGCCGATCGGGATCGTGACGCTCGGCCTCGGTCTCTGGGCGATCAGGGTGGTCCCCCAGGAGACGGTACGGCGCGGTCTCGACGTCCCGGGCCTGGTGACGTCGAGCCTGGCGCTGGTCGCGCTGACGTACGCGCTCATCGAGGGCGCGGGGGCCGGATGGACCTCACCGGAGATCCTGGGCGCCTTCGGGATCGCGGCCGTGTCGGCGCTGGCCTTCGTGACGATCGAGCGCCGGAGCCGGGAGCCGATGATCGACCTGTCGCTGTTCCGGTCGCGGGTGTTCAGCGGGGGCACGCTGTCGATGGGCCTGTGGTCCTTCGGGGTGTTCGGGATCTACTTCTTCACCGCGCTGTACCTGCAGAACGCGCTGGGCTTCTCGCCGATCGAGGCCGGTGCGGCGTTCGTGCCGATGGCGCTGGTGATGGCCGCCACCGCCGCCCTCGCCCCCAGGCTGGACAGGGCGCTGGGAACCGCGAGGACCGTGGCGGCCGGGCTCCTGCTGATGGCCGTGTCGGTGTTCGGGATCTCGTTCGTCGGGGAGGGCGGCTCGTTCGGCGACCTGCTGCCGTGGTTCCTGGTCTACGGGCTGGGCGGCGGCATGCTGGTGCCGCTCACCACGGCGATCCTCGGCGCGCTCCCCGCGGGCAGGACGGGGGTCGCCTCGGGAGTGCTGAACGTCTCGCGCGAGGTCTTCGGCCTGCTCGGGATCACGGTCCTGGGGGCGATCCTCAACGCGCGGCAGTCCTCGCTCCTGGCGGAGGGCGCCGGGCAGCTGACCGCCTTCCTGGACGCGTACCGGTACACGCTGGTCGTCGCCGCGGTCATCGTGCTGGTGGGCGTGCCGGTCAGCCTGCTGTCACTGCGGGCCTCCCGGGCCGCGAACCCGCCGGTGGCCGCCGAGGAGCGTCCGGTCGTACCGGTGGGCTAG